In Streptomyces sp. NBC_01408, one DNA window encodes the following:
- a CDS encoding MFS transporter produces MSASPDTGRPAAVVTAQDLPRLQRRTSGVLIASQILGGLGIPISIALAPVLATEVSGTEAMSGLASTASVIGTALLSLPLAALMTARGRRPGLVLAYAIGATGACLVVLAATIRNFPLLLLGMAAFGAASSANLQSRFAAADLAAPDRRARAISLVVWASTIGAVLGPNLSAPASRSFAGTSIPQTAGPFVWAAAVFLLTGALIGVLLRPDPLLTARALAAPEEQTREGRSLRAGFAAVKASPRARLALLTVTVSHTTMVSIMVMTPMDLGHHGAGLELIGLVISGHIAGMFAFSPLMGWLADRLGRLSVIGLAAGLLSVATLLAGTAGPSHGQTALGLFLLGLGWSAGMVSGSALLTDSVPQPARAAVQGLSDLTMNTAAGVGGAAAGLVMAQAGYGWLNAIGAGLLLPMAALALFTSRRHPVPAKAAPATALPTKAAPAEGVTEG; encoded by the coding sequence GTGAGCGCCTCACCGGACACCGGCCGCCCGGCCGCGGTCGTCACCGCGCAGGACCTGCCCCGGCTCCAGCGGCGCACCTCCGGGGTGCTGATCGCCAGCCAGATCCTGGGCGGGCTCGGCATCCCGATCAGCATCGCCCTGGCCCCGGTCCTGGCCACCGAGGTCAGCGGCACCGAGGCCATGTCCGGCCTGGCCTCCACCGCCTCGGTGATCGGCACCGCCCTGCTCTCGCTCCCGCTCGCCGCCCTGATGACCGCGCGCGGGCGCAGGCCCGGGCTGGTCCTGGCCTACGCGATCGGCGCGACCGGAGCGTGCCTCGTCGTGCTCGCCGCCACGATCAGGAACTTCCCGCTGCTGCTGCTCGGCATGGCCGCGTTCGGCGCCGCCTCCTCCGCCAACCTCCAGTCCCGGTTCGCCGCCGCCGACCTCGCCGCCCCGGACCGCAGGGCCCGGGCGATCTCCCTCGTCGTGTGGGCCTCCACCATCGGCGCGGTGCTCGGCCCCAACCTGTCCGCCCCGGCCAGCCGCAGCTTCGCCGGGACCTCCATACCCCAGACGGCCGGGCCCTTCGTGTGGGCCGCGGCCGTCTTCCTGCTCACCGGCGCCCTGATCGGCGTACTCCTGCGACCGGACCCGCTGCTGACGGCGCGGGCGCTGGCCGCGCCCGAGGAGCAGACCCGCGAGGGGCGTTCGCTGCGCGCCGGGTTCGCGGCCGTCAAGGCCTCCCCGCGGGCACGGCTCGCCCTGCTGACCGTCACGGTGTCCCACACCACCATGGTCTCGATCATGGTGATGACCCCGATGGACCTCGGCCACCACGGCGCCGGGCTGGAGCTCATCGGGCTGGTGATCAGCGGTCACATCGCGGGCATGTTCGCCTTCTCGCCGCTGATGGGGTGGCTCGCGGACCGCCTCGGCCGGCTGTCGGTGATCGGCCTGGCGGCCGGGCTGCTGTCCGTCGCCACCCTGCTCGCGGGCACGGCCGGGCCGAGCCACGGCCAGACCGCGCTCGGCCTCTTCCTGCTCGGCCTCGGCTGGTCCGCCGGGATGGTGTCCGGCTCGGCCCTGCTGACCGACTCGGTGCCACAGCCCGCACGGGCCGCCGTACAGGGCCTGAGCGACCTGACGATGAACACGGCCGCGGGCGTGGGCGGGGCCGCCGCCGGGCTGGTCATGGCCCAGGCGGGCTACGGCTGGCTGAACGCCATCGGCGCCGGGCTGCTGCTGCCGATGGCGGCGCTCGCGCTGTTCACCTCGCGCCGCCACCCCGTGCCGGCGAAGGCCGCGCCGGCCACGGCCCTGCCGACGAAGGCCGCACCTGCGGAAGGGGTCACGGAAGGCTGA
- a CDS encoding carbohydrate kinase family protein — protein sequence MTGAGALLVVGDVVTDVVAVHPEPLAPATDTAARIRTLPGGAGANAACWAARTGAPEVRLLARVGAESARWHERALEEAGVRPRLVIDAQEPTGTVVALVGKDAERTFLTDSGASLRLSPADWAPSLLDGVAHLHLSGYLFFADSSRELALVALRAARARGVPVSVDPASAGFLRTLGPRRFLDSVVGAGVLLPNEDEARLLAGLPEPAGAARAAAELSLRVPLVVMTRGAAGALVAEEGRVTAEVAAEPAGAVDSTGAGDAFTGGFLAARLTGATPAEAARAGCRAAALAITRLGGRP from the coding sequence ATGACCGGGGCGGGGGCACTGCTGGTCGTCGGGGACGTGGTGACGGACGTGGTGGCGGTGCATCCGGAGCCGCTGGCCCCGGCCACCGACACGGCCGCCCGCATCCGCACCCTGCCGGGCGGCGCGGGCGCCAACGCGGCCTGCTGGGCGGCCCGTACGGGGGCGCCGGAGGTACGGCTCCTCGCCCGGGTGGGCGCCGAGTCCGCGCGGTGGCACGAGCGGGCGCTGGAGGAGGCGGGGGTGCGGCCGCGGCTGGTGATCGACGCGCAGGAGCCCACGGGGACGGTGGTGGCGCTGGTCGGCAAGGACGCGGAGCGGACCTTCCTGACCGACAGCGGGGCCTCGCTGCGGCTCTCCCCCGCCGACTGGGCTCCGTCCCTGCTGGACGGGGTGGCCCATCTGCACCTCTCCGGCTACTTGTTCTTCGCCGACAGCAGCCGGGAGCTGGCCCTCGTCGCCCTGCGGGCGGCCCGGGCGCGGGGGGTGCCGGTGAGCGTGGACCCCGCCTCGGCAGGGTTCCTGCGCACCCTGGGGCCGCGGCGGTTCCTCGACTCCGTAGTGGGGGCCGGCGTACTGCTGCCCAACGAGGACGAGGCCCGGCTGCTGGCCGGGCTGCCGGAGCCGGCCGGGGCGGCGCGGGCGGCGGCGGAGCTGAGCCTGCGGGTGCCGCTGGTGGTGATGACCCGGGGTGCGGCCGGGGCCCTGGTCGCCGAGGAGGGCCGCGTCACGGCCGAGGTCGCCGCGGAGCCGGCCGGGGCGGTGGACTCCACGGGCGCCGGGGACGCGTTCACCGGCGGCTTCCTCGCGGCCCGGCTGACGGGCGCCACCCCGGCGGAAGCGGCCCGCGCGGGCTGCCGGGCGGCGGCCCTGGCGATAACCCGGCTGGGCGGCAGACCGTAG
- a CDS encoding cupin domain-containing protein: MSTSDHNAAAGPAPADVTAPASFAVRVPEVPDAELEVEDLDPGQIVSGTPVVTGKVLWESPDGKQLRGIWQITPGVVTDTEADELFVVVSGRATIEVEGGATLEVGPGSACVLREGDKTTWTVHETLRKAYHISLP; encoded by the coding sequence ATGAGCACCAGTGATCACAACGCCGCCGCCGGGCCCGCCCCCGCCGACGTCACCGCCCCCGCCTCCTTCGCCGTCCGCGTACCGGAGGTACCGGACGCCGAGCTGGAGGTGGAGGACCTCGATCCGGGGCAGATCGTCTCCGGTACGCCCGTGGTGACGGGCAAGGTGCTGTGGGAGTCCCCGGACGGCAAGCAGCTGCGCGGGATCTGGCAGATCACCCCGGGCGTGGTCACCGACACCGAGGCCGACGAGCTGTTCGTGGTGGTCAGCGGCCGGGCCACCATCGAGGTGGAGGGCGGCGCCACGCTGGAGGTGGGCCCCGGTTCCGCCTGCGTGCTCCGGGAGGGCGACAAGACCACCTGGACCGTGCACGAGACGCTCCGCAAGGCCTACCACATCAGCCTTCCGTGA
- a CDS encoding class I SAM-dependent methyltransferase translates to MDPRPFYDELADRYDLLYADWDASTARQGRSLDALLTAALGPGPHTVLDSACGIGTQALGLAALGHRVTGADLSPVSVARAAREAAGRGLALPVLAADMRALPFADASFDAVVCADNALPHLLTAQDVHTALAETLRVLRPGGLLLLSTRPYGELLRTRPRSEAPHVREGAEGRTITFQLWHWHADGERYDLELFQLLPAGDTWTTRTSSATYWALPEEQTAEFARRAGFRDTVWHAPADSGFHQPVLGARRPGP, encoded by the coding sequence ATGGACCCGCGGCCCTTCTACGACGAACTGGCCGACCGCTACGACCTCCTGTACGCGGACTGGGACGCGAGCACCGCCCGCCAGGGCCGGTCCCTCGACGCCCTGCTCACCGCCGCGCTCGGCCCGGGTCCGCACACGGTCCTGGACAGCGCCTGCGGCATCGGCACCCAGGCGCTGGGGCTGGCGGCACTGGGCCACCGGGTCACCGGGGCCGACCTGAGCCCCGTCTCCGTCGCCCGCGCCGCACGCGAGGCGGCCGGGCGCGGGCTCGCCCTGCCGGTCCTGGCGGCCGACATGCGGGCCCTGCCCTTCGCGGACGCCTCCTTCGACGCCGTGGTCTGCGCCGACAACGCCCTGCCGCACCTGCTGACGGCCCAGGACGTACACACCGCCCTGGCCGAAACCCTGCGGGTGCTGCGCCCCGGCGGACTGCTGCTGCTCTCCACCCGCCCGTACGGGGAACTGCTGCGCACCCGGCCGCGGAGCGAGGCCCCGCACGTGCGCGAGGGGGCAGAGGGGCGGACCATCACCTTCCAGCTGTGGCACTGGCACGCCGACGGGGAACGGTACGACCTGGAGCTCTTCCAGCTGCTGCCGGCCGGGGACACCTGGACCACGCGGACGTCGAGCGCCACCTACTGGGCGCTGCCGGAGGAGCAGACCGCGGAATTCGCCCGGCGGGCCGGCTTCCGCGACACGGTGTGGCACGCTCCGGCGGACAGCGGATTCCACCAGCCGGTCCTCGGCGCGCGGCGGCCCGGGCCCTGA
- a CDS encoding pseudouridine-5'-phosphate glycosidase, which produces MSQHRAAEVPVLSEEVREALAGRRPVVALESTIIAHGLPRPRNLAVGGELEALVRAEGAVPATIAVVDGVAYAGLDKAQLERIAGGEGVRKLGHRDLAPALATGATGATTVSATAFLAARAGLRVFATGGLGGVHREWAQTQDESADLSLLARTRITVVCAGVKSILDVPATLQRLETLGVGVLGYRTRRFPGFYLADSGEPVDWSVEGPEEVAAVMAAQDALGGPESALLVANPVAEAEQLDPELHDRVLAEALAACRKQGITGQAVTPFLLGFLVRATGGASLEANLAAVRGNVRLGARIAGAWAERA; this is translated from the coding sequence ATGTCACAGCACAGAGCAGCTGAGGTCCCGGTCCTGTCGGAAGAGGTACGCGAGGCACTCGCCGGGCGGCGGCCCGTCGTGGCCCTGGAGTCGACGATCATCGCCCACGGTCTGCCCCGCCCCCGCAATCTGGCGGTGGGCGGGGAACTGGAGGCGCTGGTCCGGGCGGAGGGAGCCGTTCCGGCGACGATCGCGGTGGTGGACGGGGTGGCGTACGCGGGACTCGACAAGGCGCAGCTGGAGCGGATCGCGGGCGGCGAGGGCGTGCGCAAGCTCGGCCACCGGGACCTGGCGCCCGCGCTCGCCACGGGGGCGACCGGGGCGACGACGGTGTCCGCGACGGCCTTCCTGGCGGCGCGGGCGGGGCTGCGGGTCTTCGCCACGGGCGGGCTGGGCGGCGTGCACCGGGAATGGGCGCAGACGCAGGACGAGTCGGCGGACCTGTCGCTCCTGGCACGGACCCGGATCACGGTGGTGTGCGCGGGGGTGAAGTCGATCCTGGACGTGCCGGCCACGCTCCAGCGGCTGGAGACGCTGGGCGTGGGGGTACTGGGGTACCGGACGCGCCGGTTCCCCGGTTTCTACCTGGCCGATTCCGGAGAGCCGGTGGACTGGAGCGTGGAGGGGCCCGAGGAGGTCGCGGCGGTGATGGCCGCTCAGGACGCGCTGGGAGGACCGGAGTCGGCTCTGCTGGTGGCCAACCCGGTGGCGGAGGCGGAGCAGCTGGATCCGGAACTCCACGACCGGGTGCTGGCCGAGGCGCTCGCCGCCTGCCGCAAGCAGGGGATCACGGGGCAGGCAGTGACCCCGTTCCTGCTGGGGTTCCTGGTACGGGCGACCGGCGGGGCCTCGCTGGAGGCGAACCTCGCGGCGGTACGGGGCAACGTGCGGCTCGGGGCCCGGATCGCGGGGGCCTGGGCGGAGCGGGCATGA
- a CDS encoding glycerophosphodiester phosphodiesterase family protein yields MHLVRPAAAAAAAFLGFTLTVLGGTAATSSTPSATSAGSAGAPLDVLSGPVVYAHRGASAYAPENTLDAIDLAMRLGFDWVENDVQRTRDGELVVIHDDTLSRTTDVEQVFPGRSPWKVKDFTAAEIARLDAGSWFGEEFTGARVPTLREYMDRVQRNQQRLLLEIKKPELYPGIEEQTLKVLDEAGWLDERHVSERLVVQSFSADCVRIVHGLRPDLVTAFLGTPTVADLPRYAQFTDRINPWHTTISADWVAAVHGLLGAHGKAMEVDTWIVDDAATARKVRDMGVDGIITNAPDVVQDAVDGF; encoded by the coding sequence ATGCACCTCGTCCGACCGGCCGCCGCGGCCGCCGCCGCCTTCCTGGGCTTCACCCTGACCGTGCTCGGCGGGACAGCCGCCACCTCCTCCACCCCGTCCGCCACCTCCGCCGGATCCGCCGGAGCCCCCCTGGACGTACTGTCGGGGCCCGTCGTCTACGCCCACCGGGGGGCCTCGGCCTACGCCCCGGAGAACACCCTCGACGCGATCGACCTGGCCATGCGGCTGGGCTTCGACTGGGTCGAGAACGACGTCCAGCGCACCAGGGACGGCGAGCTGGTGGTGATCCACGACGACACCCTCTCCCGGACGACCGACGTCGAGCAGGTGTTCCCCGGCCGCTCCCCGTGGAAGGTCAAGGACTTCACGGCCGCCGAGATCGCCCGGCTCGACGCGGGGAGCTGGTTCGGCGAGGAGTTCACGGGAGCCCGGGTGCCGACCCTGCGGGAGTACATGGACCGGGTGCAGCGCAACCAGCAGCGGCTGCTCCTGGAGATCAAGAAGCCGGAGCTCTACCCCGGGATCGAGGAGCAGACCCTGAAGGTGCTGGACGAGGCCGGCTGGCTCGACGAGCGGCACGTCTCGGAGCGCCTGGTCGTACAGAGCTTCAGCGCCGACTGCGTACGCATCGTGCACGGGCTGCGCCCGGACCTCGTGACGGCCTTCCTGGGCACCCCGACGGTGGCGGACCTTCCCCGGTACGCGCAGTTCACCGACCGGATCAACCCGTGGCACACCACGATCTCGGCCGACTGGGTCGCGGCGGTGCACGGTCTGCTGGGGGCCCACGGCAAGGCCATGGAGGTGGACACCTGGATCGTCGACGACGCGGCGACCGCCCGGAAGGTCCGGGACATGGGCGTGGACGGGATCATCACCAACGCCCCGGACGTGGTCCAGGACGCCGTCGACGGGTTCTGA
- the uvrB gene encoding excinuclease ABC subunit UvrB — translation MRPVSKIERTVAPFEVVSSYQPSGDQPAAIAELEKRIRAGEKDVVLLGATGTGKSATTAWMIEKLQRPTLVMAPNKTLAAQLANEFRELLPNNAVEYFVSYYDYYQPEAYVPQSDTYIEKDSSINEEVERLRHSATNSLLTRRDVIVVASVSCIYGLGTPQEYVDRMVSLKVGEETDRDQLLRRFVDIQYTRNDVAFTRGTFRVRGDTIEIFPVYEELAVRIEMFGDEIEALSTLHPLTGEVISEDRELYVFPASHYVAGPERMEKAVRGIEAELAGRLDELEKQGKMLEAQRLRMRTTYDLEMMRQIGSCSGIENYSLHMDDRERGSAPNTLIDYFPEDFLLVIDESHVTVPQIGAMYEGDASRKRTLVDHGFRLPSALDNRPLKWEEFQERIGQTVYLSATPGKYELSRGDGFVEQIIRPTGLIDPEVVVKPTEGQIDDLVHEIRQRVEKDERVLVTTLTKKMAEDLTDYFLELGIQVRYLHSDVDTLRRIELLRELRSGEYDVLVGINLLREGLDLPEVSLVAILDADKQGFLRSGTSLIQTIGRAARNVSGQVHMYADSITPAMAQAIDETNRRREKQVAYNTANGIDPQPLRKKINDIVATIAREELDTEELLGTGYRQAADGKGAKAPVPALGGKATAAKAGKAAKGAKGARAAEVLTDRPAAELASLIEQMTERMRGAAAELQFEVAARIRDEVSELKKELRQMKEAGLA, via the coding sequence ATGCGGCCCGTATCGAAGATCGAACGCACGGTGGCGCCTTTCGAGGTCGTCAGCTCCTACCAGCCCAGCGGCGACCAGCCGGCGGCCATCGCCGAGCTGGAGAAGCGCATCCGTGCAGGTGAGAAGGATGTCGTCCTGCTGGGTGCGACCGGCACCGGCAAGTCGGCGACCACCGCCTGGATGATCGAGAAGCTCCAGCGCCCCACCCTGGTCATGGCGCCGAACAAGACCCTCGCCGCCCAGCTGGCGAACGAGTTCCGCGAGCTCCTGCCGAACAACGCCGTCGAGTACTTCGTCTCGTACTACGACTACTACCAGCCCGAGGCCTACGTACCGCAGTCGGACACCTACATCGAGAAGGACTCCTCCATCAACGAGGAGGTGGAGCGGCTGCGCCACTCCGCGACCAATTCGCTGCTGACCCGGCGCGACGTGATCGTCGTCGCCTCCGTGTCCTGCATCTACGGCCTCGGCACCCCGCAGGAGTACGTGGACCGGATGGTCTCCCTCAAGGTCGGCGAGGAGACCGACCGGGACCAGCTGCTGCGCCGCTTCGTCGACATCCAGTACACCCGCAACGACGTGGCCTTCACCCGCGGCACCTTCCGGGTGCGCGGCGACACCATCGAGATCTTCCCGGTCTACGAGGAACTGGCCGTCCGCATCGAGATGTTCGGCGACGAGATCGAGGCCCTCTCCACCCTGCACCCGCTGACCGGCGAGGTCATCAGCGAGGACCGCGAGCTGTACGTCTTCCCCGCCAGCCACTACGTCGCCGGACCCGAGCGCATGGAGAAGGCGGTCCGCGGGATCGAGGCCGAGCTGGCCGGGCGCCTCGACGAGCTGGAGAAGCAGGGCAAGATGCTGGAGGCGCAGCGGCTGCGCATGCGCACCACGTACGACCTGGAGATGATGCGTCAGATCGGGTCCTGCTCCGGCATCGAGAACTACTCGCTGCACATGGACGACCGCGAGCGCGGCTCCGCGCCCAACACGCTCATCGACTACTTCCCCGAGGACTTCCTCCTCGTCATCGACGAGTCGCACGTCACCGTGCCGCAGATCGGCGCGATGTACGAGGGTGACGCCTCGCGCAAGCGGACCCTGGTCGACCACGGCTTCCGGCTGCCGTCCGCGCTCGACAACCGGCCGCTGAAGTGGGAAGAGTTCCAGGAGCGGATCGGCCAGACCGTCTACCTGTCGGCGACCCCCGGCAAGTACGAGCTCTCGCGCGGCGACGGCTTCGTCGAGCAGATCATCCGCCCCACCGGCCTCATCGACCCCGAGGTCGTGGTCAAGCCGACCGAGGGTCAGATCGACGACCTGGTGCACGAGATCCGGCAGCGGGTGGAGAAGGACGAGCGGGTCCTGGTCACCACCCTCACCAAGAAGATGGCCGAGGACCTCACGGACTACTTCCTGGAGCTCGGCATCCAGGTCCGCTACCTGCACAGCGACGTGGACACCCTGCGCCGCATCGAGCTGCTGCGCGAGCTGCGGTCCGGCGAGTACGACGTCCTGGTCGGCATCAACCTGCTGCGCGAGGGCCTCGACCTGCCCGAGGTGTCCCTGGTGGCGATCCTCGACGCCGACAAGCAGGGCTTCCTGCGCTCCGGGACCTCCCTGATCCAGACCATCGGCCGCGCGGCGCGCAATGTGTCGGGCCAGGTCCACATGTACGCGGACAGCATCACCCCGGCGATGGCGCAGGCGATCGACGAGACCAACCGCCGCCGGGAGAAGCAGGTCGCCTACAACACGGCCAACGGGATCGACCCGCAGCCGCTGCGCAAGAAGATCAACGACATCGTCGCCACCATCGCCCGCGAGGAACTCGACACCGAGGAGCTCCTCGGCACCGGCTACCGGCAGGCGGCCGACGGCAAGGGCGCCAAGGCGCCGGTGCCCGCGCTCGGCGGCAAGGCGACCGCTGCCAAGGCGGGCAAGGCAGCCAAGGGTGCCAAGGGGGCGCGGGCCGCGGAGGTGCTCACCGACCGGCCCGCCGCGGAACTGGCCTCGCTCATCGAGCAGATGACCGAGCGCATGCGCGGCGCCGCCGCCGAGTTGCAGTTCGAGGTGGCGGCCCGGATCCGCGACGAGGTGAGCGAGCTGAAGAAGGAGCTGCGGCAGATGAAGGAAGCGGGCCTCGCCTGA
- a CDS encoding methylated-DNA--[protein]-cysteine S-methyltransferase produces the protein MDSTERPRGPHLEWTVVPSDIGPLLLAATPEGLVRVEFHAGPDRVDSMIGPLVSRLGADAWRPAPGEEVLLAEPIRQLAAYFAGSLRRFELPLDWRLSSGFNRQVLQELDRSVPYGAVVGYGELAARVGQPGAAQAVGNAMGSNPLPLVVACHRVVENDGGIGGFGGGVETKRLLLALEGVLPQPLF, from the coding sequence GTGGACAGCACCGAGCGGCCCCGCGGGCCGCACCTCGAATGGACCGTCGTCCCCAGCGACATCGGTCCCCTGCTCCTGGCCGCGACCCCGGAGGGTCTGGTCCGGGTCGAGTTCCATGCCGGGCCCGACCGGGTCGATTCCATGATCGGCCCGCTCGTCTCCCGGCTCGGCGCCGACGCCTGGCGGCCCGCGCCGGGCGAGGAGGTGCTGCTGGCCGAGCCCATACGCCAGCTGGCCGCGTACTTCGCCGGATCGCTGCGGCGCTTCGAGCTCCCGCTGGACTGGCGGCTCAGCTCCGGCTTCAACCGGCAGGTGCTCCAGGAGCTGGACCGCTCCGTGCCCTACGGAGCGGTCGTCGGGTACGGGGAGCTGGCCGCCCGGGTGGGGCAGCCCGGTGCCGCCCAGGCGGTGGGCAACGCCATGGGGTCGAACCCGCTGCCGCTGGTGGTGGCCTGCCACCGGGTCGTGGAGAACGACGGCGGCATCGGCGGGTTCGGCGGCGGGGTGGAGACCAAGCGGCTCCTGCTCGCGCTGGAGGGCGTCCTGCCGCAGCCGCTGTTCTGA
- a CDS encoding uridine kinase yields MQLEAITWQRMAERLAGHLDDRAPGPGQDVWQRVGIDGAPAAGTGVLAAHLAEELRLRGRSALVVAAEGFLRPASLRFEFGREDVDTYLSGWYDTAALWREVFGPTDPGGTGRVLPDLWDPVTDRATRSPYAELPPGAVVIVHGPLLLGHWFPFDLSVHIRLSPGALARRTEESARWTLPAFARYEADTDPASTADAVVRADDPRHPAWGGLRGS; encoded by the coding sequence GTGCAGCTGGAAGCGATCACATGGCAGCGGATGGCCGAGCGGCTCGCCGGTCACCTCGACGACCGCGCGCCCGGCCCCGGGCAGGACGTCTGGCAGCGGGTGGGCATCGACGGGGCGCCCGCCGCAGGCACCGGCGTGCTCGCCGCCCACCTCGCCGAGGAGCTGCGGCTGCGCGGCCGGTCGGCCCTGGTGGTTGCGGCCGAGGGCTTCCTGCGACCGGCCTCCCTGCGCTTCGAGTTCGGCCGTGAGGACGTGGACACCTACCTCAGCGGCTGGTACGACACGGCCGCGCTCTGGCGCGAGGTGTTCGGCCCGACGGACCCCGGCGGCACCGGCCGGGTACTGCCCGACCTCTGGGACCCGGTGACCGACCGGGCGACCCGCAGCCCGTACGCCGAACTCCCGCCGGGCGCCGTGGTGATCGTGCACGGCCCGCTGCTGCTGGGCCACTGGTTCCCCTTCGACCTCAGCGTCCACATCAGGCTCTCCCCGGGGGCACTCGCCCGCCGCACCGAGGAGTCCGCGCGCTGGACGCTGCCCGCCTTCGCCCGCTACGAGGCCGACACCGACCCGGCGTCGACCGCCGACGCGGTGGTCCGGGCGGACGACCCCCGCCATCCCGCCTGGGGCGGCCTTCGCGGGTCGTAG
- a CDS encoding WGR domain-containing protein, giving the protein MARETTYLELSQDGGGAHKFYELTVDGTAVSVRYGRIGADGALQSSSFPTAEKARAAAAKKIGEKVRKGYAPAVRGQRVARSVTRRQVTSAPSTARAVAPVLWRFRTGSSAFGIHVDEDRCWVGNQAGDVYTLSHGGEVLARYSLPDGVKCLVADEFWIYAGCDDGTVYDLSSKVPFGAYDIAADVDIFWLDIREGVLNVSDRSGGLTVIDHEDEFQWSRRSAGSNAWMVRADADGVYHGHSKGVTAYAPDGGRELWHTATNGSVLFGWQEEHAVYAGTGRNTVQRLSKATGAVEATYRCDAAVYSCATSPDGRHVFAGDLSSSVYCFDADGQRLWKLGTGSGAALSMQYLDGRLYLVTTDGSLVCVDASEQAIAAAQQGSVPTAMDVKSAAALPVFTPAASASAVATVSVAAAPAGGVVVECVQQGGRMRVQVVSAGFESSWNVQFPRGIREPGARYVVDGLHAASGGFYRVRGEIRRLV; this is encoded by the coding sequence ATGGCTCGGGAGACGACGTATCTGGAGCTTTCGCAGGATGGCGGCGGAGCGCACAAGTTCTACGAGTTGACCGTGGACGGCACCGCGGTCTCTGTGCGTTACGGACGCATCGGTGCGGACGGGGCCCTGCAGAGCTCTTCCTTCCCGACCGCCGAGAAGGCGAGGGCGGCGGCCGCGAAGAAGATCGGGGAGAAGGTCCGCAAGGGGTACGCCCCGGCGGTGCGCGGGCAGCGCGTGGCGCGGTCGGTGACCCGCCGCCAGGTCACGTCGGCGCCGTCGACGGCGCGGGCGGTGGCCCCCGTGCTGTGGCGCTTCCGCACCGGCTCCTCGGCCTTCGGGATCCATGTGGACGAGGACCGCTGCTGGGTCGGCAACCAGGCGGGCGACGTCTACACGCTGAGCCACGGCGGTGAGGTGCTGGCCCGCTACTCCCTGCCGGACGGGGTGAAGTGCCTGGTGGCGGACGAGTTCTGGATATACGCGGGCTGCGACGACGGCACGGTGTACGACCTGTCGTCGAAGGTGCCGTTCGGGGCGTACGACATCGCGGCGGACGTGGATATCTTCTGGCTCGACATCCGCGAGGGCGTGCTGAACGTGTCCGACCGCAGCGGCGGGCTGACGGTCATCGACCACGAGGACGAGTTCCAGTGGTCGCGGCGCTCGGCGGGCTCCAACGCGTGGATGGTCCGGGCGGACGCGGACGGGGTCTACCACGGGCACAGCAAGGGGGTCACGGCGTACGCCCCCGACGGCGGCCGGGAGTTGTGGCACACGGCGACCAACGGCTCGGTGCTGTTCGGCTGGCAGGAGGAGCACGCGGTGTACGCGGGCACCGGGCGCAACACCGTGCAGCGGCTGTCGAAGGCGACCGGCGCGGTGGAGGCCACCTACCGGTGCGACGCGGCGGTGTACTCGTGCGCGACCTCGCCGGACGGCCGGCACGTCTTCGCGGGCGACCTGTCCTCCTCGGTGTACTGCTTCGACGCCGACGGGCAGCGGCTGTGGAAGCTGGGCACGGGCAGCGGGGCGGCGCTGTCCATGCAGTACCTCGACGGGCGGCTGTACCTGGTCACGACCGACGGTTCGCTGGTGTGCGTGGACGCGAGCGAGCAGGCGATCGCGGCGGCGCAGCAAGGTTCGGTGCCGACGGCGATGGACGTCAAGTCGGCGGCCGCGCTGCCGGTGTTCACCCCGGCCGCGTCCGCCTCGGCGGTGGCGACGGTGTCGGTGGCCGCGGCGCCGGCGGGCGGTGTGGTGGTGGAGTGCGTGCAGCAGGGTGGCCGGATGCGGGTCCAGGTGGTGTCGGCCGGGTTCGAGTCCTCCTGGAACGTGCAGTTCCCGCGCGGGATCCGGGAGCCCGGCGCCCGGTACGTGGTGGACGGGCTGCACGCGGCGTCGGGGGGCTTCTACCGGGTGCGCGGGGAGATACGCCGACTGGTGTGA
- a CDS encoding cupin domain-containing protein, with translation MRGQQTTVRPARPRPAFAPAGREIVIAPGGCTGWHYHRVRLDAVVLAGTLTRVLYDRTIEVHRAGTTFVEPAGIGHVHLGHNLGTDPVVLYVTPALPEGTPFSIPTPPPSGATPAVCQEHTA, from the coding sequence ATGCGGGGACAGCAGACGACGGTACGACCGGCGAGACCACGCCCCGCCTTCGCGCCGGCCGGCCGGGAGATCGTCATAGCGCCGGGCGGCTGCACGGGCTGGCACTACCACCGGGTGCGGCTGGACGCCGTCGTCCTGGCGGGGACGCTGACCCGCGTCCTGTACGACCGCACGATCGAGGTGCACCGGGCGGGGACCACCTTCGTGGAACCCGCGGGCATCGGGCACGTCCACTTGGGCCACAACCTCGGCACGGACCCGGTCGTGCTCTACGTGACCCCGGCGCTCCCCGAGGGGACCCCCTTCTCCATACCCACCCCGCCCCCCTCCGGGGCCACGCCCGCGGTGTGCCAGGAGCACACCGCCTGA